One Pyxicephalus adspersus chromosome 3, UCB_Pads_2.0, whole genome shotgun sequence genomic window carries:
- the CFAP184 gene encoding cilia- and flagella-associated protein 184 codes for MATPEPGTGQQVGPEDNGELNRSRAGSGQKNGTEPGTTDQETDREPATGEETDREHGTIGGSGTSEVTAGEPGTTDQENDREHGINQEGSASEVTAGQPGATSQETNREPGTTEMGDGQPGTANPETEREPGTANTEREPGTANTEREREPGTAVREREPGTGDGQAEREPGTREIMGVEDDVEDERTSIDRENLSSEPKIEDPANTEPSAELDTTPEQEDLKTNGADIESTAKYQEAPSEHPEVQDDTHYQREAWEEENVKPQEDTEQDMEPPDSSGDTKEDEQIREALIQQYYALVSEKEKVQQQNSQLQHKLYEYFRRKKGEETRPEMDKVASEQEQRYLKYLAMLQEMRKKFKADTILHEQQMENLRVQCQEVVSQVDKEWAAFQEQKKKIALYIANRSAGKHAASSFTQEVAQLQAKEERKEKEVIQVRLENIKLKNHIQHYESTMRSREELADGLHLIDFEQLKIENQTYSEKIEERNEELLKLRKKITNTVQVLTHLKEKLQFVQAENQEQKDRLMEIEALVAHKRDILTRTKQARDSLRMDNLNLKQKCGLLGNKTLLRDFEEKVDATEELSQKLESLKRRHAELTLSCKAAMRIIEDSKLVIES; via the coding sequence ATGGCGACGCCAGAACCCGGTACCGGTCAGCAAGTGGGCCCTGAGGACAACGGGGAGCTGAATAGGTCACGGGCTGGTTCTGGTCAAAAGAATGGCACAGAGCCTGGCACTACTGACCAAGAGACTGACAGAGAACCTGCCACCGGTGAGGAGACTGACAGAGAGCATGGCACCATTGGAGGGAGTGGTACCAGTGAAGTGACTGCTGGAGAGCCTGGTACCACCGATCAGGAGAATGACAGAGAGCATGGCATCAATCAAGAGGGTAGTGCCAGTGAAGTGACTGCTGGACAGCCTGGTGCCACTAGCCAGGAGACAAACAGAGAGCCTGGCACCACTGAAATGGGTGATGGACAGCCTGGCACTGCCAAtccagagacagagagagagccTGGCACTGCCAATACAGAGAGAGAGCCTGGCACTGCcaatacagagagagagagagagcctgGCACTGCTGTTAGAGAAAGAGAGCCTGGCACTGGTGATGGACAGGCAGAGAGAGAGCCTGGCACCAGAGAAATTATGGGGGTGGAGGACGATGTAGAAGATGAAAGAACTTCCATAGATCGGGAGAATTTGTCATCAGAACCAAAGATCGAGGACCCGGCCAATACAGAGCCCTCTGCTGAACTTGATACAACCCCAGAGCAGGAGGACCTGAAGACCAATGGTGCAGACATTGAGAGCACTGCAAAGTATCAGGAAGCACCAAGTGAGCACCCTGAGGTGCAGGATGACACCCACTATCAACGAGAAGCCTGGGAGGAGGAAAATGTGAAACCCCAAGAGGACACTGAGCAAGACATGGAGCCTCCAGACAGCTCCGGTGACACCAAAGAAGATGAACAGATCCGAGAAGCGCTGATCCAACAATATTATGCACTGGTTTCAGAAAAGGAGAAGGTCCAGCAGCAAAATTCTCAGCTCCAGCACAAACTCTATGAATACTTCAGGAGAAAGAAAGGTGAAGAAACTCGGCCAGAGATGGACAAGGTCGCTTCTGAGCAAGAACAACGCTACCTGAAGTACCTGGCCATGCTGCAAGAAATGAGAAAGAAGTTTAAAGCCGACACCATTCTGCATGAGCAGCAGATGGAAAATTTGAGGGTCCAGTGTCAGGAAGTTGTAAGTCAAGTGGATAAAGAATGGGCTGCTTTCCAGGAGCAGAAGAAGAAGATCGCCTTATACATAGCCAACCGAAGTGCTGGAAAACACGCAGCATCTTCATTTACTCAAGAGGTAGCGCAACTCCAAGCCAAGGAGGAGCGCAAGGAGAAGGAAGTAATACAGGTCCGTCTAGAGAACATCAAACTCAAAAACCATATACAACACTACGAATCCACCATGCGCTCCAGAGAAGAACTGGCTGACGGTTTGCACCTCATCGACTTCGAGCAGCTTAAAATCGAAAACCAGACCTACAGCGAGAAGATTGAGGAGAGAAACGAAGAGCTTCTCAAACTGAGGAAGAAAATCACCAACACCGTGCAAGTTCTCACTCACCTGAAAGAAAAGCTACAATTCGTGCAAGCCGAAAACCAAGAACAGAAAGACAGACTGATGGAAATCGAGGCATTGGTGGCCCACAAAAGGGACATTTTAACCAGGACAAAGCAGGCCAGAGACAGCTTGAGGATGGACAACCTGAATCTGAAACAGAAATGTGGGCTGCTTGGTAACAAGACTCTGCTTAGAGACTTTGAGGAGAAAGTTGATGCCACTGAGGAGCTGAGTCAGAAATTGGAGAGCCTGAAGCGTCGCCATGCTGAGCTAACGCTGTCATGCAAAGCGGCGATGAGAATCATAGAAGACAGCAAGCTGGTTATAGAAAGTTAA
- the TADA2B gene encoding LOW QUALITY PROTEIN: transcriptional adapter 2-beta (The sequence of the model RefSeq protein was modified relative to this genomic sequence to represent the inferred CDS: substituted 1 base at 1 genomic stop codon): MADLGKKYCVYCLADVTNLRLRCTECQDIELCNDCFSAGAEIGNHRRWHGYQLVDGGRFTLWGPEAEGGWTSREEQLLLDAIEQFGFGNWEDMAAHVGANRTPQEVMEHYVSMYIHGNLGKACIPDSIPNRVTDHTCPTGGPLSPSLTTPLPPLDITVQEQQQLGYMPLRDDXEIEYDQDAETLISGLSVNYDDDDVEVELKECCVDMYVRKLKERQRRKNIAREYNLVPAFLGKDKKEKDKPMKRKISKEEKELRLKLRPLYQFMSSKEIEDFFENMHKERMLRAKLRELQRYRRNGITKMEESAEYEAARHKREKRKENKNTASNKRAREDGKDGEFAAIENLSGFELLSDREKVLCSSLNLSPTRYLTVKTIIIKDHLQKRQGIPSKSRLPSYLDKVLKKRILNFLTESGWISRDAS; encoded by the exons ATGGCGGATCTGGGGAAGAAATACTGCGTTTACTGCCTGGCCGACGTGACCAATCTGCGCCTCCGCTGTACGGAATGCCAAGACATTGAGCTATGCAACGATTGTTTCTCGGCGGGGGCGGAGATCGGCAATCACCGGCGGTGGCACGGATACCAATTGGTGGACGGCGGTCGCTTTACACTATGGGGCCCCGAGGCGGAGGGGGGGTGGACGAGCAGGGAAGAGCAGCTGCTGCTCGATGCCATCGAACAGTTCGGCTTCGGCAATTGG GAGGATATGGCAGCACATGTGGGTGCCAACCGGACTCCCCAGGAAGTGATGGAACATTACGTCAGCATGTATATTCATGGAAACCTTGGGAAAGCATGTATTCCAGACAGCATTCCCAACAGGGTAACCGATCACACTTGTCCCACAGGAGGCCCGTTGTCCCCTAGTTTGACAACACCACTCCCTCCCTTAGACATCACTGTCCAAGAACAGCAGCAGCTGGGGTACATGCCTCTCCGTGATGATTAAGAGATTGAGTATGACCAGGATGCCGAAACGCTCATCAGTGGTCTGTCTGTGAACTATGATGACGATGATGTTGAGGTAGAGCTTAAAGAATGCTGTGTAGATATGTATGTGCGGAAATTAAAGGAGAGGCAGCGGAGAAAGAACATAGCTCGAGAGTATAACTTAGTGCCAGCCTTTTTGGGcaaagataaaaaggaaaaagacaaacccatgaaaagaaaaatttctaAAGAGGAAAAGGAATTGAGGTTAAAACTGAGGCCGCTCTATCAGTTCATGTCTAGCAAGGAGATAGAGGACTTCTTTGAGAACATGCACAAAGAGCGAATGTTGAGGGCTAAGCTTCGAGAACTGCAGAGGTACCGGCGAAATGGCATCACCAAGATGGAGGAGTCTGCTGAGTATGAAGCAGCTCGTCACAAGAGGGAAAAGAGAAAGGAGAATAAAAACACTGCCAGTAACAAGAGGGCTCGTGAAGACGGGAAGGATGGAGAGTTTGCAGCTATTGAAAACCTTTCTGGTTTTGAGCTGCTTTCAGACAGAGAAAAAGTGCTTTGCAGCTCCCTAAACTTAAGTCCTACTCGTTACCTGACTGTCAAAACCATTATAATTAAGGACCATCTTCAAAAAAGACAGGGAATTCCCTCAAAGAGTCGCCTGCCTAGTTACTTGGATAAAGTCCTaaagaaaaggattttaaattttCTTACAGAAAGCGGTTGGATATCTAGGGATGCCtcatga
- the GRPEL1 gene encoding grpE protein homolog 1, mitochondrial, whose translation MAARSVRVLGQKLGTLLRVQRSSLGCSRLMCTAAQQPNNPSAEEEKNKNPAEGNTEQLAAEKAKLEDQIKEVTDKYKRALADTENLRLRSQKLVEEAKLYGIQGFCKDLLEVADILEKATQSVPKEEIKADNPHLKNLYEGLVMTEVQMQKVFKKHGVNKLNPLGAKFDPYEHEALFHTPMEGKEPGTVALVTKVGYKLHERTLRPALVGVVKGT comes from the exons ATGGCGGCCAGGAGTGTGCGGGTGCTGGGCCAGAAGTTGGGCACATTGCTGAGGGTGCAGAGGTCATCTCTGGG GTGTTCACGACTGATGTGTACGGCGGCTCAGCAGCCCAATAACCCCTCAGCAGAGGAAGAGAAAAACAAGAACCCAGCAGAGGGCAACACAGAGCAGCTGGCTGCAGAGAAGGCTAAACTGGAAGACCAGATCAAGGAAGTAACT GACAAGTACAAGCGAGCCTTAGCAGACACAGAGAATTTGCGGCTGAGAAGTCAGAAGCTGGTGGAAGAAGCAAAACTATATG GTATTCAAGGGTTCTGCAAAGACCTGCTGGAAGTAGCAGATATTTTGGAGAAGGCAACGCAGAGTGTTCCTAAAGAGGAAATCAAAGCTGACAACCCACATTTGAAGAACCTCTATGAGGGCCTGGTCATGACTGAAGTTCAGATGCAGAAAGTTTTCAAAAAGCACGGAGTGAACAAACTCAATCCCTTGGGTGCCAAGTTTGATCCCTATGAACATGAAGCCTTATTCCATACTCCCATGGAAGGGAAGGAGCCTGGCACTGTAGCTTTGGTCACTAAAGTGGGCTACAAGCTTCATGAACGTACCCTAAGGCCGGCGTTGGTGGGAGTTGTTAAAggaacataa